A DNA window from Thermococcus sp. 4557 contains the following coding sequences:
- the glmM gene encoding phosphoglucosamine mutase: MGRLFGTFGVRGIANEMITPEFALKMGMAFGTMLKREGREKPLVVVGMDTRVSGEMLKGALISGLLSTGCDVIDVGIAPTPAIQWATDHFKADGGAVITASHNPPEYNGIKLLEPNGMGLKKEREAVVEEVFFKEDFDRARWDEIGDVRKEDVIRPYIEAIKSRVDVEAIKKRRPFVVVDTSNGAGSLTLPYLLRELGCKVVSVNAHPDGHFPARNPEPNEENLKGFMEIVKALGADFGVAQDGDADRAVFIDENGRFIQGDKTFALVADAVLRENGGGLLVTTIATSNLLDDIARRNNAEVMRTKVGDLIVARALLEHNGTIGGEENGGVIFPDFVLGRDGAMTAAKIVEIFAKSGKKFSELIDELPKYYQFKTKKHVEGDRKAIVAKVAELAEKRGCTVDTTDGTKILFEDGWVLVRASGTEPIIRVFSEAKSEEKAEEYLELGLNLLEAALG, encoded by the coding sequence ATGGGAAGGCTGTTCGGTACCTTCGGCGTCAGGGGGATAGCCAACGAAATGATAACCCCAGAGTTTGCCCTCAAGATGGGCATGGCCTTCGGAACGATGCTCAAGCGCGAGGGGAGGGAGAAACCCCTGGTAGTGGTCGGCATGGACACCCGCGTCAGCGGGGAGATGCTCAAGGGCGCGCTTATAAGCGGCCTTCTCAGCACCGGCTGCGACGTCATCGACGTTGGCATCGCGCCCACCCCTGCGATCCAGTGGGCAACGGATCACTTTAAAGCGGACGGCGGGGCCGTAATAACTGCCAGCCACAACCCGCCCGAATACAACGGCATAAAGCTGCTCGAACCAAACGGCATGGGGCTGAAGAAGGAGCGCGAAGCCGTCGTGGAGGAGGTTTTCTTCAAAGAGGACTTCGACAGGGCCAGATGGGACGAGATAGGCGACGTCAGGAAGGAGGACGTCATCAGGCCCTACATCGAGGCGATAAAGAGCAGGGTTGACGTTGAGGCGATCAAAAAGCGGAGACCCTTCGTGGTCGTGGACACATCCAACGGTGCAGGCAGTCTAACGCTCCCCTACCTCCTCCGCGAGCTCGGCTGCAAGGTCGTCAGCGTCAACGCCCATCCGGACGGCCACTTCCCGGCCAGAAACCCGGAGCCGAACGAGGAGAACCTGAAGGGCTTCATGGAGATCGTGAAGGCCCTCGGTGCCGACTTTGGGGTTGCCCAGGACGGCGACGCCGACAGGGCGGTTTTCATAGACGAGAACGGCAGGTTCATACAGGGCGACAAGACCTTCGCTCTGGTTGCCGATGCAGTTCTGAGGGAGAACGGCGGAGGGCTTCTCGTCACGACGATAGCCACTTCAAACCTTCTCGACGATATAGCGAGGAGGAACAACGCGGAAGTCATGAGAACGAAGGTCGGCGACCTCATCGTTGCGAGGGCTCTCCTCGAGCACAACGGAACCATCGGCGGCGAGGAGAACGGCGGCGTTATCTTCCCGGACTTCGTCCTCGGCAGGGACGGGGCGATGACGGCGGCAAAGATAGTCGAGATCTTCGCGAAATCCGGCAAGAAGTTCAGCGAGCTGATAGATGAGCTGCCGAAGTACTACCAGTTCAAGACGAAGAAACACGTTGAAGGGGACAGAAAGGCCATAGTTGCCAAGGTCGCCGAGCTCGCTGAGAAGAGGGGCTGCACTGTTGACACCACCGACGGGACTAAAATCCTCTTCGAGGACGGCTGGGTTCTCGTCAGGGCCAGCGGGACGGAGCCGATAATCAGGGTCTTCAGCGAGGCCAAGAGCGAGGAGAAGGCCGAGGAGTACCTTGAGCTGGGATTGAACCTTTTGGAAGCGGCACTGGGCTGA
- a CDS encoding mannose-1-phosphate guanylyltransferase/mannose-6-phosphate isomerase: MKTLILAGGKGTRLWPLSRELMPKQFVRFLDDRSLFQRTVERVLNLGFSRPDEIFVVTNNAYKFRVLDDIRELGLELPKENILLEPEGKNTLPAIYWGIKQVEETFGDSIVAVLPSDHLIEADEAYERAFRNAERLAKNYLVTFGVKPTRPHTGYGYIKPGEALREGDELIGYRVDEFKEKPDFETAKRYVENGYYWNSGMFMFDTEVFIGEIRQHAPDVYEAFENAGSVDEAYRAAPDISIDYGIMEKTDKAAVVPLNVYWNDLGSFDAIYEVMGKDESGNAVKIGGRKSEYIPLNSRNNLVMTERLTATVGVEDLIIIDTDDALLIAHRGESQRVKEVYKLLKERGDQRVFVHRTAYRPWGSYTVLEENERYKIKRLTVLPGKKLSLQMHYHRSEHWVVVRGTAKVRVGEKEILLRPGESTFIPAGVVHRLENPGKVVLEVIETQIGEYLGEDDIVRFEDDFGRE; the protein is encoded by the coding sequence ATGAAAACGCTTATTCTTGCGGGGGGCAAGGGAACGCGCCTCTGGCCGCTGAGCAGGGAGCTGATGCCGAAGCAGTTCGTTCGGTTCCTGGACGATCGTTCCCTCTTCCAGAGAACCGTGGAACGGGTACTCAATCTCGGGTTCTCAAGGCCGGATGAAATATTCGTCGTGACCAATAATGCGTACAAGTTCAGGGTTCTCGACGACATCAGGGAGCTCGGCCTGGAGCTTCCGAAGGAGAATATCCTGCTCGAACCGGAGGGGAAGAACACCCTGCCTGCCATTTACTGGGGCATAAAGCAGGTTGAGGAAACCTTTGGGGATTCAATCGTCGCCGTTCTCCCAAGCGACCACCTGATAGAGGCAGATGAAGCCTACGAGAGGGCTTTCAGGAACGCGGAGAGGCTCGCCAAGAACTATCTGGTTACCTTCGGGGTAAAGCCGACCCGCCCCCACACCGGCTACGGTTACATAAAGCCGGGCGAGGCTCTGAGAGAAGGCGACGAGCTCATCGGTTACCGCGTCGATGAGTTCAAGGAGAAGCCGGACTTCGAAACTGCAAAGCGCTACGTTGAGAACGGCTACTACTGGAACAGCGGCATGTTCATGTTTGATACCGAGGTTTTCATCGGGGAGATCCGCCAACACGCCCCCGACGTGTACGAGGCCTTTGAGAACGCTGGGAGTGTGGATGAAGCCTACCGCGCCGCCCCTGACATCAGCATAGACTACGGAATCATGGAGAAGACGGACAAGGCCGCGGTGGTGCCACTCAACGTCTACTGGAACGACCTGGGCAGCTTCGACGCCATCTACGAGGTTATGGGGAAGGACGAGAGCGGAAACGCCGTAAAGATTGGCGGCAGGAAGTCGGAGTACATTCCCCTGAACTCCCGGAACAACCTCGTGATGACGGAGCGCCTGACCGCGACGGTCGGTGTTGAGGACCTCATAATAATAGACACTGACGACGCCCTTCTCATCGCGCACCGCGGGGAGAGCCAGCGCGTCAAGGAGGTTTACAAACTGCTCAAGGAGCGCGGCGACCAGAGGGTCTTTGTCCACAGGACGGCATACCGCCCCTGGGGAAGCTACACCGTCCTCGAGGAGAACGAGCGCTACAAGATAAAGCGCCTCACCGTTCTGCCGGGTAAGAAGCTCTCCCTTCAGATGCACTACCACCGCTCTGAGCACTGGGTGGTGGTCAGGGGCACGGCAAAGGTTCGCGTCGGGGAGAAGGAAATCCTCCTCCGGCCGGGTGAGAGCACGTTCATACCTGCGGGTGTCGTTCACAGGCTTGAGAACCCCGGAAAGGTCGTTCTTGAGGTCATTGAGACCCAGATCGGGGAGTACCTGGGTGAGGACGATATAGTTCGTTTTGAGGACGATTTCGGGAGGGAGTGA
- a CDS encoding ADP-specific glucokinase — protein sequence MSWDALYSSAFDKVRGNIEKVGGVLLAYNTNIDAIRYLDSRDLERRIELVGKDGVLRYSDELPGRIENVPQLLGGILWSIRRGKAAELFVESCTVRFYMKQWGWDELRMGGQVGIMANLLGGVYGVPVIAHVPQISRLQAELFKDGPIYVPKAENGRLNLVHPRDFGGDEENCIHYIYEFPRGFRVLGFEAPRENRFIGAADDYNPNVYIRPEFTEHFEEIAKKAELGIISGLQTLTGGNYREPFEEMVRHLEILNARDVPVHLEFAFTADETVRRALVDVLGHFHSVGLNEVELASIMEVMGEKGLAEKLLADDPVDPIAVTEAMLKLAGRTGVKRIHFHTYGYYLALTDYRGDFVRDALLFAALAAAAKAKLGDVRSIDDVVKAMDVPVNENAGAVEERLTEEYGMKNGIAEIDGYQLSFAPTKIVAKPKSTVGIGDTISSSAFVGEFALR from the coding sequence ATGTCCTGGGACGCTCTCTACTCATCGGCCTTCGATAAAGTTCGCGGGAACATCGAAAAGGTTGGAGGAGTTCTTCTCGCCTACAACACGAACATCGACGCCATAAGGTACCTTGACTCCAGAGACCTGGAGCGGCGGATAGAGCTGGTCGGAAAGGACGGGGTTCTGAGGTACTCCGATGAGCTTCCGGGGAGGATAGAGAACGTCCCCCAGCTCCTCGGCGGGATTCTCTGGAGCATCAGGCGCGGAAAGGCGGCAGAACTCTTCGTCGAGAGCTGCACCGTCAGGTTCTACATGAAGCAGTGGGGCTGGGACGAGCTGAGGATGGGCGGCCAGGTGGGGATAATGGCCAACCTCCTCGGCGGCGTTTACGGCGTCCCGGTAATAGCCCACGTTCCCCAGATTTCGAGGCTCCAGGCCGAGCTCTTCAAGGACGGTCCGATCTACGTTCCCAAGGCCGAGAACGGGAGGCTTAACCTCGTCCACCCGAGGGACTTCGGCGGCGACGAGGAGAACTGCATCCACTACATCTACGAGTTCCCGCGCGGGTTCAGGGTTCTCGGCTTCGAGGCGCCCCGCGAGAACCGCTTCATTGGCGCCGCCGATGACTACAACCCGAACGTCTACATAAGGCCCGAATTCACCGAACACTTTGAGGAGATAGCGAAAAAAGCAGAGCTGGGAATCATCAGCGGTCTCCAGACCCTAACAGGAGGGAACTACCGCGAGCCTTTCGAAGAGATGGTGCGCCACCTCGAAATCCTGAACGCGAGGGACGTTCCGGTTCACCTTGAGTTTGCCTTCACCGCGGATGAGACCGTGAGAAGGGCCCTGGTTGACGTCCTGGGCCATTTCCACAGCGTCGGCCTCAACGAGGTCGAGCTCGCCTCGATAATGGAGGTCATGGGTGAGAAAGGTCTGGCTGAGAAGCTCCTAGCTGACGACCCGGTGGACCCAATCGCGGTCACCGAGGCCATGCTCAAGCTCGCCGGGAGGACAGGCGTTAAGAGGATACACTTCCACACCTACGGCTACTACCTCGCCCTGACGGACTACAGGGGGGACTTCGTCCGCGACGCGCTGCTCTTCGCGGCACTGGCTGCCGCCGCCAAGGCGAAGCTCGGCGACGTTCGTTCCATAGACGACGTGGTCAAGGCCATGGACGTCCCGGTGAACGAGAATGCTGGGGCGGTGGAGGAGAGACTTACCGAGGAGTACGGCATGAAGAACGGCATCGCTGAGATCGACGGTTACCAGCTTTCCTTCGCCCCGACGAAGATAGTGGCCAAGCCCAAGAGCACCGTCGGAATCGGCGACACCATATCGAGTTCGGCCTTCGTTGGTGAGTTCGCCCTCCGCTAA
- the pgiA gene encoding glucose-6-phosphate isomerase → MEYKNPLGVDIDLETGVIPGAKKLVRRLSDLKGYFVDETAYEELLRENPVVYEVYAIEQEEKDGDLNFATTVLYPGKVGKEFFFTKGHYHSKADRAEIYYGIKGKGGMLLQTPEGRAEWIPMGPGTVVYVPPYWAHRTVNTGDEPFIFLAVYPADAGHDYGSIAEKGFSKLVIEENGEVKVVDNPRWKE, encoded by the coding sequence ATGGAGTACAAGAATCCGCTGGGTGTTGATATTGACCTCGAAACCGGCGTCATTCCCGGGGCCAAGAAGCTCGTCAGGAGGCTCAGCGACCTGAAGGGGTACTTCGTCGACGAAACAGCCTACGAAGAGCTTCTCAGGGAGAACCCGGTTGTTTACGAGGTTTACGCGATTGAACAGGAGGAGAAGGACGGCGACCTCAACTTCGCAACCACCGTTCTCTACCCGGGTAAGGTCGGGAAGGAGTTCTTCTTCACGAAGGGACACTACCACTCGAAGGCCGACAGGGCGGAGATATACTACGGTATCAAGGGGAAGGGCGGAATGCTCCTCCAGACGCCGGAAGGAAGGGCTGAGTGGATACCAATGGGGCCCGGAACGGTTGTCTACGTCCCGCCCTACTGGGCCCACAGGACCGTTAACACAGGCGACGAGCCCTTCATATTCCTAGCGGTCTATCCAGCCGACGCCGGCCATGACTATGGCAGCATAGCCGAGAAGGGCTTCTCCAAGCTGGTCATCGAGGAGAACGGCGAAGTCAAGGTTGTGGACAACCCGAGATGGAAGGAGTGA
- a CDS encoding site-2 protease family protein, translating into MGYEPWKGIHRDGMGRREIEDLLISFLVLALLFSNFDPYAIPYSTIAVLTAFIFHELAHRQVARHYGYRAYYKRWDTGILLALLMGIAMRLLTGTTWIFAALGAVQVYAPYAVDSREAFGRIALAGPLTNIAVGAAALVAMRTVAPFTPLWWVIKTTATVNLWLAFFNLLPFPPLDGSKVVRWNAGYWAVSIGVAYLLFRLL; encoded by the coding sequence ATGGGTTACGAACCGTGGAAGGGAATTCACAGGGACGGCATGGGAAGGAGGGAGATCGAGGATTTACTGATTTCTTTTCTAGTCCTCGCTCTGCTGTTTTCCAACTTTGACCCCTATGCGATTCCCTACTCCACCATCGCCGTTCTGACGGCCTTCATCTTCCACGAGCTCGCCCACAGGCAGGTGGCGCGGCACTACGGCTACAGGGCGTACTACAAACGCTGGGACACAGGAATACTCCTGGCGCTTCTCATGGGCATAGCGATGCGCCTTCTCACAGGAACGACGTGGATATTCGCCGCCCTCGGTGCCGTTCAGGTCTACGCTCCCTACGCTGTGGATTCCAGAGAGGCCTTCGGGAGGATAGCCCTCGCGGGCCCGCTTACCAACATAGCCGTCGGCGCTGCCGCACTGGTGGCCATGAGGACAGTGGCTCCGTTCACGCCCCTCTGGTGGGTCATCAAGACCACTGCAACGGTCAACCTGTGGCTGGCGTTCTTCAACCTGCTCCCCTTCCCGCCCCTGGACGGCTCCAAGGTCGTCCGCTGGAACGCCGGCTACTGGGCGGTCTCCATCGGCGTCGCCTACCTCCTCTTCAGACTGCTGTAA
- a CDS encoding KH domain-containing protein produces the protein MKDRLEKMLNVKILEIEEIEDKIVVYVPEDQVRIAVGSGGAAVKAAELVIGKKIEVKGR, from the coding sequence ATGAAGGACAGACTCGAGAAGATGCTCAACGTCAAGATTCTTGAAATTGAGGAGATTGAGGACAAGATAGTCGTTTACGTTCCGGAGGATCAGGTGAGGATAGCGGTGGGAAGCGGCGGTGCCGCAGTTAAAGCCGCAGAGCTTGTAATCGGCAAGAAGATTGAAGTGAAGGGCAGGTGA
- a CDS encoding Lar family restriction alleviation protein: MERKHLVCPLCGGTDFKVEEGKIDSKWGFTAHKVKIVICKNCGYVMMFHKGRTIWDFD; this comes from the coding sequence ATGGAGAGAAAGCATCTGGTCTGCCCGCTCTGCGGCGGAACGGATTTTAAGGTTGAAGAGGGGAAGATAGACAGCAAATGGGGCTTTACGGCGCACAAGGTTAAGATAGTCATCTGCAAGAACTGCGGCTACGTCATGATGTTCCACAAAGGAAGAACCATCTGGGACTTCGACTGA
- a CDS encoding TraB domain-containing protein, which produces MSYLRYVKLIGTMHVSPKSREEVIRTILDERPNAVAIELDRARFLAMNENREMTLEDALRFGRKGLINYALAKVEEKLGEEFGMKPGEEMKAAISAAQTLGIPLYLIDEDINVILSKIAAAPGREKLLMALEALGIFLPVRLGEPSDPMAEYRVMMVEFKRRYPYLYRVLVEERNEVMARNLVSIVENLKLRGVKRPKVIAVVGLGHKPGIEHLLDRAKERRFLSPYWTAGVM; this is translated from the coding sequence ATGAGCTATCTTCGCTACGTTAAGCTCATAGGCACGATGCACGTTTCGCCGAAGAGCAGGGAGGAGGTCATCAGAACGATACTCGATGAGAGGCCCAACGCCGTTGCGATAGAGCTCGACAGGGCGCGCTTCCTTGCCATGAACGAGAACAGGGAGATGACCCTCGAGGATGCCCTCCGCTTCGGCAGGAAGGGATTGATAAACTACGCTTTAGCCAAGGTCGAGGAGAAACTGGGAGAGGAGTTTGGGATGAAGCCCGGTGAGGAGATGAAGGCGGCCATAAGCGCCGCTCAAACCCTTGGCATCCCCCTCTACCTTATAGACGAGGACATCAACGTCATACTCTCCAAGATAGCCGCCGCCCCTGGGAGGGAGAAGCTCCTGATGGCCCTGGAAGCTCTGGGGATATTCCTGCCCGTCAGGCTCGGCGAGCCCTCCGACCCAATGGCCGAGTACAGGGTCATGATGGTGGAGTTCAAGCGCCGCTACCCCTACCTCTACCGCGTTCTGGTCGAGGAGAGGAACGAGGTCATGGCGAGGAACCTCGTCTCCATAGTCGAGAACCTGAAGCTCCGGGGGGTTAAGAGGCCGAAGGTCATAGCCGTTGTTGGTCTCGGTCACAAGCCTGGGATAGAGCACCTCCTCGACAGGGCAAAGGAGCGGAGGTTCCTCTCACCCTATTGGACAGCGGGGGTGATGTGA
- a CDS encoding ribonuclease Z, whose protein sequence is MLEVIFLGTGGIMPTKERNVPAVALRYKGEIILFDVGEGTMRQMNTAKLSPMKVEKIFITHFHGDHYLGLAALIQTMNLWDREKPLHIYGPKYTFEFVQHFLQSGFFRPGFDIHVHELGETRLKFGDYEIWSFKVEHGVPALGYVFREKDRRGKFLPEKLAEYGLSEGPILGKLEREGKIEWNGRIIRLEDVTGPRRKGLKVVYTGDTEPAERVRLFAENADLLIHEATYLNSEDRGDSYHSTVEEACEVAKKAKVKLLALFHRAFRYTYDEYLSEASRICRDFGVDFVVPRDFDILTFKSGEFSVRNLLEERG, encoded by the coding sequence ATGCTTGAAGTGATTTTCCTTGGCACCGGCGGCATAATGCCCACTAAGGAGAGAAACGTCCCGGCGGTAGCGCTCCGATACAAGGGTGAGATTATACTCTTCGACGTCGGGGAGGGCACGATGAGGCAGATGAACACTGCAAAGCTCAGCCCGATGAAGGTGGAGAAGATTTTCATCACCCACTTCCACGGCGACCACTACCTCGGCCTGGCCGCCCTGATACAGACGATGAACCTCTGGGACAGGGAAAAGCCCCTCCACATCTACGGTCCCAAGTACACCTTCGAGTTCGTCCAGCACTTTCTCCAGAGCGGCTTCTTCAGGCCGGGCTTCGATATACACGTTCACGAGCTCGGTGAGACGAGGCTGAAGTTCGGGGACTATGAAATCTGGAGCTTCAAGGTCGAGCACGGCGTTCCCGCCCTGGGATACGTCTTCCGGGAGAAGGACAGGCGCGGAAAGTTTCTTCCCGAGAAGCTCGCCGAGTACGGGCTGAGCGAGGGGCCGATACTCGGAAAGCTTGAGCGGGAAGGTAAAATCGAGTGGAACGGGCGGATAATCCGCCTCGAGGACGTCACCGGGCCGAGGAGAAAAGGTCTCAAGGTCGTCTACACCGGCGACACAGAGCCCGCCGAAAGGGTGAGGCTCTTCGCCGAAAATGCCGACCTCCTCATCCACGAGGCGACCTACCTGAATTCTGAGGATAGGGGCGACAGCTATCACTCAACGGTGGAAGAGGCCTGCGAGGTTGCTAAAAAGGCCAAGGTTAAGCTTTTGGCACTCTTCCACAGGGCCTTTCGCTACACCTACGATGAATACCTGAGCGAAGCCTCGAGGATATGCCGCGATTTTGGAGTAGATTTCGTGGTTCCAAGGGATTTCGACATTTTGACGTTTAAATCGGGCGAATTCAGCGTGAGAAACCTTCTGGAGGAGAGAGGATGA
- a CDS encoding PKD domain-containing protein, which yields MKRKTALVVILLLAFSVFIMPGHRVTAEESDLVDGYGGMVIADEEIIIGDRGDYFWAYENESGNVIGKFHTGYEKWDEMAACDVNGDGKAEIIQGDRSTDKIYIYTMEGTELGKHDVNFEAGDDIACGDLTGNGKAEIVHADRNNWISVFDEDFNRLNRFKVDDFADGDSIAVGDLDGDGKAEIVHADVSANIITLYDTNGNVMGSLPTEDYFELTSRDEIAIGDVNLDGLNELVIATQDSDDYQERGIHVFGFSKKGAQLEGRELATFVMPFQKGDRMAVGDVNADGLDEIVWASQDGYVKVYNLGGDLLNGPKGLKTEFSYGAGLAVGDVNGDSIVVGPPRKGRMHVENLVIAVINAPPVDYDVINKTGVFYSEFTTEKTQATKFSVKSTHDVKMSLGMKAVMGNKKVAYAEVNLKMNMGFQLQRERGRSYEESITYGLTSDMGDGALYVTTDYDVYEFPIISPPELAVVNGEQQYILVTVPKGPPHVHFQNYKSELHEIGDINTYPENLNELKNYEPGNLLDTFTIEVGQVGSSYERAVKELRWTKSKNTFNVGVSLGIGGGYTSPTSSLDLKMEGSYGYEKVTTHEVTVSNETSVKVVYKGGISDPSMWYNATGVIYLDSEDGHLVLDFLVPSKGEHYEARSGSPILINFGFFTIDYYALLLMNKPPECSISASPSSGKLPLEVDFALNLNDPENGSMRWEIDFGDGSRAEGNGTEVGHVYREEGKYKVILMVYDPWNANATCTAGINVKPNEKPTALFSYSPAEIKAGDEVLFTDSSTDPDGSVARWSWNFGDGSTSTERNPRHTYTNPGSYTVMLTVEDENGLKGTYYKEIRVEPQNYPPTADFTFLPKEPKAGEEISFADKSYDRDGDIVGWSWDFGDGSTSSEAEPIHVYSSAGNYTVTLKVRDDGGGEDVRRITITVGAAESPSPTETTSTEAPTTTTPSETTSSTPSGTTSSPEKSPSSTQPSPTESGSTCGPGIVVILAALLALWRRR from the coding sequence ATGAAACGAAAGACCGCTTTGGTTGTTATCCTGCTTCTGGCCTTTTCGGTATTCATCATGCCGGGTCACAGGGTCACCGCGGAGGAATCCGACCTCGTTGACGGTTATGGGGGTATGGTCATAGCCGATGAAGAAATCATCATCGGCGACCGCGGGGACTACTTCTGGGCCTATGAGAACGAGAGTGGGAACGTCATCGGGAAATTCCACACCGGATACGAAAAGTGGGATGAGATGGCTGCCTGTGACGTTAACGGAGATGGGAAGGCCGAGATAATCCAGGGCGACAGGAGCACGGACAAGATATACATCTACACGATGGAAGGAACCGAGCTGGGCAAGCACGACGTCAACTTCGAGGCCGGAGACGACATAGCCTGTGGAGACCTCACCGGCAACGGGAAGGCGGAGATAGTCCACGCCGACAGGAACAACTGGATAAGCGTATTTGACGAGGATTTCAACCGCCTGAACCGCTTCAAGGTTGACGACTTCGCGGATGGCGATTCAATAGCCGTGGGTGACCTCGACGGAGACGGAAAGGCCGAGATAGTCCATGCCGACGTGAGTGCAAACATCATAACCCTCTACGATACGAACGGCAACGTTATGGGGAGTCTCCCAACGGAGGACTACTTCGAGCTGACATCGAGGGACGAGATAGCGATTGGAGATGTCAACCTCGACGGACTGAACGAGCTGGTAATTGCCACTCAGGACTCGGACGACTACCAGGAGAGGGGCATACACGTCTTTGGCTTCTCAAAGAAGGGCGCCCAGCTGGAGGGGAGAGAGCTAGCGACCTTCGTGATGCCCTTCCAAAAGGGGGACAGGATGGCAGTTGGAGACGTCAACGCAGACGGCCTCGACGAGATAGTCTGGGCCTCCCAGGACGGCTACGTGAAGGTCTACAACCTCGGAGGCGACCTGCTGAACGGGCCGAAGGGCCTGAAGACGGAGTTCAGTTATGGGGCGGGCCTCGCAGTTGGCGACGTGAACGGCGACTCAATAGTCGTTGGACCGCCAAGGAAGGGAAGGATGCACGTTGAGAACCTCGTTATAGCCGTGATAAACGCTCCGCCGGTTGACTACGACGTCATCAACAAGACGGGGGTATTCTACTCGGAGTTCACGACCGAAAAAACCCAGGCAACAAAGTTCTCGGTGAAGTCCACCCACGACGTCAAGATGAGCCTCGGAATGAAGGCGGTCATGGGCAACAAGAAGGTCGCCTACGCTGAGGTCAACCTGAAAATGAACATGGGGTTCCAGCTCCAGAGGGAGAGGGGACGGAGCTACGAGGAGAGCATAACCTACGGACTCACCTCCGACATGGGTGACGGGGCGCTCTACGTAACCACGGACTACGACGTCTACGAGTTTCCCATAATAAGCCCACCGGAGCTGGCGGTGGTGAACGGCGAGCAGCAGTACATACTCGTGACGGTTCCCAAGGGGCCGCCCCACGTCCACTTCCAGAACTACAAGTCGGAGCTCCACGAGATTGGGGACATAAACACCTACCCCGAGAACCTGAACGAGCTGAAGAACTACGAGCCCGGAAACCTTCTCGACACCTTCACCATAGAGGTCGGCCAGGTGGGGAGCTCCTACGAGAGGGCAGTCAAGGAGTTGAGATGGACGAAGAGCAAGAACACCTTCAACGTCGGCGTTTCCCTCGGCATCGGAGGGGGCTACACCTCACCCACGTCAAGCCTCGACCTGAAGATGGAGGGCAGCTACGGATACGAGAAGGTAACGACCCACGAGGTGACCGTTTCCAACGAGACCAGCGTCAAGGTTGTCTACAAGGGAGGCATAAGCGACCCGAGCATGTGGTACAACGCAACCGGTGTTATCTACCTCGACAGCGAGGACGGACACCTGGTTCTCGACTTCCTCGTGCCGAGCAAGGGGGAGCACTACGAGGCGAGGAGCGGAAGCCCGATACTGATAAACTTCGGCTTCTTCACGATAGACTACTATGCCCTGCTGCTCATGAACAAACCTCCGGAGTGCTCGATTTCAGCCTCTCCAAGCTCCGGGAAGCTTCCGCTCGAAGTTGACTTCGCCCTGAACTTAAACGACCCTGAGAACGGCTCCATGAGGTGGGAGATTGACTTCGGAGACGGCTCTAGGGCCGAGGGCAACGGCACGGAAGTTGGACACGTTTACCGCGAGGAAGGGAAATACAAGGTCATCCTGATGGTCTACGACCCCTGGAACGCCAACGCCACCTGTACGGCAGGGATAAACGTCAAACCCAACGAGAAGCCAACGGCGCTCTTCAGCTACTCGCCCGCCGAGATCAAGGCCGGAGACGAGGTGCTCTTTACCGACAGCTCCACGGACCCGGACGGAAGCGTTGCCAGGTGGAGCTGGAACTTCGGCGACGGAAGCACTTCAACCGAGCGGAACCCGAGGCACACGTACACGAACCCCGGCTCATACACGGTTATGCTGACCGTTGAAGACGAGAACGGACTGAAGGGAACTTACTACAAGGAGATAAGGGTAGAACCACAGAACTATCCTCCGACGGCTGACTTTACGTTCCTGCCAAAGGAGCCGAAGGCCGGGGAGGAGATAAGCTTCGCGGACAAGTCCTACGACAGGGACGGAGACATAGTTGGCTGGAGCTGGGATTTTGGGGACGGGAGCACATCCAGCGAGGCTGAACCGATCCATGTGTATTCAAGCGCCGGCAACTACACGGTGACCCTGAAGGTGAGGGACGACGGTGGAGGAGAGGACGTCAGGAGAATCACCATCACGGTTGGAGCCGCGGAGAGCCCCTCGCCAACCGAGACGACATCAACCGAAGCCCCAACTACCACTACACCATCCGAAACGACGTCAAGCACGCCGAGTGGGACAACCAGCTCCCCAGAGAAGAGTCCCTCCAGCACCCAGCCATCCCCGACTGAGTCAGGGAGCACGTGCGGACCGGGAATAGTCGTCATTCTGGCCGCACTCCTGGCCCTTTGGAGGAGACGCTGA